From a region of the Streptomyces tirandamycinicus genome:
- a CDS encoding serine hydrolase domain-containing protein: MDVRGTVAEGFEPVRDAFARNFEARGEHGAAVAVYRDGVKVVDLWGGTRDVDGTEPWAVDTAQVVRSATKGVAAAVPLLLHQRGQLDLDAPVGTYWPEFKAAGKERALVRHLLSHRAGVPALDRPLTPAEAADGTTGARAVAAQAPAWEPGTDHGYHAHTYGWLLAELVRRVTGRTIGRWTAEEMARPLGLDFWIGAPGDEAHRIGRIGRIGEPPTASGGGLKLRPKRSVAEAYRDPDSLTRRAFGAIDPLPDENDPGYRSAELPASGGVSTARALARFYAATIGPVDGHRLFAPATLTLARTEESTGPDRVLVVGTRFGLGYMLHGPASPLLGPGSFGHPGRGGSLAFADPESGVAFGYVTNGMRKGVTADPRAQALVRAVRSAI, encoded by the coding sequence GTGGACGTCCGGGGCACGGTCGCGGAAGGCTTCGAGCCCGTCCGGGACGCGTTCGCCCGCAACTTCGAGGCGCGTGGGGAGCACGGCGCCGCCGTCGCCGTCTACCGGGACGGGGTGAAGGTCGTGGACCTCTGGGGCGGCACCCGGGACGTGGACGGCACCGAACCGTGGGCCGTGGACACCGCGCAGGTCGTGCGCTCGGCCACCAAGGGCGTCGCCGCGGCCGTACCGCTGCTGCTGCACCAGCGCGGGCAGCTCGACCTGGACGCGCCCGTCGGCACGTACTGGCCGGAGTTCAAGGCCGCGGGCAAGGAACGGGCCCTGGTACGGCACCTGCTGTCGCACCGGGCCGGAGTGCCCGCGCTCGACCGGCCGCTCACCCCGGCGGAGGCCGCCGACGGCACGACCGGGGCACGCGCCGTCGCCGCCCAGGCGCCCGCCTGGGAACCCGGCACCGATCACGGCTACCACGCCCACACCTACGGCTGGCTGCTGGCGGAACTCGTCCGCAGGGTCACCGGACGCACCATCGGCCGCTGGACCGCCGAGGAGATGGCCCGCCCGCTCGGCCTGGACTTCTGGATCGGGGCCCCCGGCGACGAGGCCCACCGGATCGGCAGGATCGGCCGGATCGGGGAACCGCCCACGGCATCCGGCGGCGGGCTGAAACTGCGGCCCAAGCGTTCCGTCGCCGAGGCGTACCGCGACCCCGACTCCCTCACCCGCCGGGCCTTCGGCGCGATCGACCCGTTGCCCGACGAGAACGACCCCGGCTACCGCTCCGCGGAGCTCCCGGCCTCCGGCGGCGTCTCCACCGCCCGCGCGCTGGCCCGCTTCTACGCGGCGACGATCGGCCCGGTCGACGGCCACCGGCTCTTCGCCCCCGCCACGCTCACCCTCGCCCGCACCGAGGAGTCCACCGGCCCCGACCGCGTCCTCGTCGTCGGCACCCGCTTCGGCCTGGGCTACATGCTCCACGGCCCGGCCTCCCCCCTGCTGGGCCCCGGCTCGTTCGGCCACCCGGGCCGCGGCGGTTCGCTCGCCTTCGCCGACCCGGAGTCCGGCGTCGCCTTCGGCTACGTCACCAACGGCATGCGCAAGGGCGTCACGGCCGATCCCCGGGCGCAGGCCCTGGTCCGGGCGGTCCGCTCGGCGATATGA